Proteins encoded in a region of the Natronorubrum halophilum genome:
- the hemB gene encoding porphobilinogen synthase, with the protein MDLTHRPRRLRQDRVRGLVSETSLEPSDLIAPVFVDATTDERIPIESMPGHERVPVDESVDRVREVLETGVEAVMIFGIPESKDPEGTRAWAEDGVVQAATRRITAETDAYVITDVCLCEYTDHGHCGPLEEELSGDDERGTPCDHDRDATMTVDNDATLESLDRIAVSHAEAGADMIAPSGMMDGMVAAIRGALDRDGYEHVPIMSYAAKYESAFYGPFRDAADGAPSFGDRRHYQMDPANAREALREVRLDAEQGADVLMIKPALPYLDIVAEIRREFDHPVAAYNVSGEYAMLHAAAEKGWLELDEVALESLVSIKRAGADLILTYFAEEVANRLSADR; encoded by the coding sequence ATGGACCTCACTCATCGCCCCCGGCGGCTCCGGCAGGACCGGGTTCGCGGCCTCGTCAGCGAGACGAGCCTCGAGCCCTCGGACCTCATCGCACCGGTGTTCGTCGACGCGACGACCGACGAGCGAATCCCCATCGAGTCGATGCCCGGCCACGAGCGCGTCCCGGTCGACGAGAGCGTCGACCGCGTGCGGGAGGTGCTCGAGACGGGCGTCGAGGCGGTGATGATCTTTGGCATTCCGGAGTCGAAAGATCCCGAGGGAACCCGTGCCTGGGCCGAAGACGGGGTCGTCCAGGCCGCCACCCGGCGGATCACGGCGGAGACGGACGCCTACGTTATCACCGACGTCTGTCTCTGCGAGTACACCGACCACGGCCACTGCGGGCCGCTCGAGGAGGAACTCAGCGGCGACGACGAGCGCGGCACACCCTGCGATCACGACCGCGACGCCACGATGACGGTCGACAACGACGCGACCCTCGAGTCGCTCGATCGGATCGCCGTCTCCCACGCCGAGGCGGGCGCGGATATGATCGCACCGAGCGGAATGATGGACGGAATGGTCGCTGCCATCCGCGGCGCGCTGGATCGCGACGGCTACGAACACGTTCCCATCATGAGCTACGCCGCGAAGTACGAGAGCGCCTTCTACGGGCCGTTCCGGGACGCTGCCGACGGTGCACCGTCGTTCGGGGACCGGCGACACTACCAGATGGATCCCGCGAACGCGCGCGAGGCGCTGCGCGAGGTTCGTCTCGACGCCGAACAGGGTGCGGACGTGTTGATGATCAAACCCGCTCTGCCGTACCTCGATATCGTCGCCGAGATTCGCCGGGAGTTCGACCACCCCGTCGCCGCCTACAACGTCTCCGGCGAGTACGCCATGCTCCACGCCGCCGCCGAGAAGGGATGGCTGGAACTTGACGAAGTGGCACTCGAGTCGCTGGTGTCGATCAAACGTGCGGGTGCGGACCTGATTCTGACGTACTTCGCGGAGGAGGTCGCGAACCGGTTGTCTGCGGACCGATAG
- a CDS encoding ammonium transporter: MEPTLLQTEVDPQVIADGVNLMWVLVATFLIFFMHAGFAMLEAGQVRSKNVANQLTKNLLTWSVGVTVFFLIGAAISGVVGGDGFSLTATAENPNAWVDWLFGAVFAMTAATIVSGAVAGRAKLRAYVGYTIVLAAVIYPVVAGMGWGAEGPLTGAGMLGDALDGVGFHDFAGGMIVHGMGGIAGLTAAWILGPRMDRYNDDGSANVIPGHSLTFAVLGTLILAFGWYGFNVGTAATVFTVTESGELALGAYETVGRVAMTTTIAMACGAIGAGLVSWLKTSKVDTLYVANGLLAGLVGITAIPDTTAWWGAIVVGGIAGAQLPIVFDFIESYLKIDDVCAVFPVHGSAGIIGTLLFPFVAAPGVVDSIGTAFAAQVAGVAIITVWTVATTAIVFGAFKAIGQARVSPEHERDGLDVSEHGVDTYPEFGQPDVATDGGSGEIIRTDGGKRVDDSRSSSDLRTDGGEPNDGEIKMVTAIVRPDRLGAIKQSLAEAGAPSLTVTNVSGRGSQPAKKGQWRGEEYTVDLHQKVKIECVVADIPAQEVVDAIREGAETGEPGDGKIFVMPVEGATQIRTGKTGRDAV, from the coding sequence ATGGAACCGACGCTGCTACAAACCGAGGTCGATCCGCAAGTCATCGCCGACGGAGTCAACCTCATGTGGGTGCTGGTCGCCACCTTCCTGATCTTCTTCATGCACGCCGGCTTCGCCATGCTCGAGGCCGGCCAGGTGCGCTCGAAGAACGTGGCGAATCAGTTGACGAAGAACCTGCTAACCTGGAGCGTCGGCGTCACCGTGTTCTTCCTGATCGGTGCTGCGATTTCCGGCGTCGTCGGCGGGGACGGGTTCTCGCTGACGGCGACGGCCGAGAACCCGAACGCCTGGGTCGACTGGCTGTTCGGTGCCGTCTTCGCGATGACGGCGGCGACCATCGTGTCGGGAGCCGTCGCCGGCCGCGCGAAACTTCGCGCGTACGTCGGCTACACCATCGTACTGGCCGCGGTCATCTACCCGGTCGTCGCCGGAATGGGCTGGGGGGCCGAAGGCCCGCTCACCGGTGCCGGCATGCTCGGAGACGCGCTCGATGGCGTCGGCTTCCACGACTTCGCGGGCGGGATGATCGTCCACGGGATGGGCGGCATCGCCGGCCTCACCGCAGCGTGGATCCTCGGCCCGCGGATGGACCGGTACAACGATGACGGCAGTGCGAACGTCATTCCCGGTCACTCGCTGACCTTCGCCGTGCTGGGGACGCTGATCCTCGCGTTCGGCTGGTACGGATTCAACGTGGGAACTGCTGCGACGGTGTTCACGGTGACTGAGAGCGGTGAACTCGCCCTCGGAGCGTACGAAACGGTCGGTCGCGTCGCAATGACGACGACGATCGCGATGGCCTGTGGGGCGATCGGTGCCGGCCTCGTGTCGTGGCTCAAGACCAGTAAGGTCGACACGCTCTACGTTGCGAACGGTCTGCTGGCCGGCCTCGTCGGAATTACGGCGATCCCGGACACCACCGCGTGGTGGGGTGCCATCGTCGTCGGTGGCATCGCCGGCGCTCAGTTGCCGATCGTCTTCGACTTTATCGAGAGTTATCTGAAGATCGACGACGTCTGCGCAGTCTTTCCCGTCCACGGATCCGCGGGCATCATCGGGACGCTCCTGTTCCCGTTCGTGGCAGCTCCGGGTGTCGTCGATAGCATCGGGACCGCCTTTGCGGCCCAAGTAGCCGGTGTCGCTATCATCACCGTTTGGACGGTCGCCACGACCGCGATCGTCTTCGGCGCGTTCAAGGCCATCGGCCAGGCCCGCGTCTCGCCCGAACACGAGCGCGACGGCCTCGACGTCTCCGAACACGGCGTCGATACCTACCCCGAGTTCGGACAGCCCGATGTCGCAACTGACGGCGGCAGCGGTGAGATCATTCGCACCGACGGCGGTAAGCGAGTCGATGACTCGCGATCCTCGTCGGACCTCCGAACCGACGGTGGCGAACCGAACGACGGCGAGATCAAGATGGTCACCGCGATCGTCCGCCCCGACCGCCTCGGCGCGATCAAGCAGTCCCTCGCCGAAGCCGGCGCGCCGTCGCTGACCGTCACCAACGTCTCCGGTCGCGGCTCCCAGCCCGCGAAGAAGGGGCAGTGGCGCGGCGAGGAGTACACGGTCGACCTCCACCAGAAGGTCAAAATCGAGTGCGTCGTCGCGGACATCCCGGCCCAGGAGGTCGTCGATGCCATCCGCGAGGGCGCAGAGACCGGCGAACCCGGCGACGGCAAGATTTTCGTCATGCCCGTCGAGGGCGCGACCCAGATCCGCACCGGCAAAACCGGTCGTGATGCCGTCTGA